One part of the Nostoc sp. PCC 7120 = FACHB-418 genome encodes these proteins:
- a CDS encoding cysteine desulfurase-like protein produces MEALDLKWIRGQFPALTQKINGQPAIFFDGPGGTQVPGSVLDAISDYLVRSNANAHGAFATSARTDALIIAARTAIADFLGCHSDEVVFGANMTTLTFTLSRAIGRTLQPGDEIIVTRLDHSANVSSWEALAEQGAVIRYVDVKVDDCTLDINDLEQQINSRTKLVAVSYASNAVGTINDIATIVKLAHSVGALVFVDAVHYAPHGPINVHALGCDFLACSAYKFFAPHVGILYGKREHLANLQPYKVKPAPNEVPSRWETGTLNYEGLAGVVAAVNYLAKLGCHVSPTVDQELVSALIEADKEGLEHFHCPRFLTSAEQPSHEIASAYHSRRAAIVAAMSAIQQYERELSYKLISGLLEIPGLTLYGITDPERFAWRTPTVAIRLQGKSPESIARTLGDRGIFSWHGNFYALNLTEKLGVESNGGLLRLGLVHYNSVEEIIQLLQALKEIGLD; encoded by the coding sequence ATGGAAGCTTTAGACTTGAAATGGATACGTGGGCAGTTTCCGGCACTTACACAAAAAATTAACGGACAACCAGCTATATTTTTTGATGGCCCTGGTGGAACACAAGTACCTGGGTCTGTTTTAGATGCTATCAGTGACTATTTAGTTAGGTCAAATGCTAATGCTCACGGGGCTTTTGCTACGAGTGCGCGGACGGATGCTTTAATTATTGCAGCTAGGACGGCGATCGCTGATTTTTTGGGTTGCCACAGTGATGAGGTGGTTTTCGGCGCTAATATGACGACGCTCACCTTTACTTTAAGTCGCGCTATTGGACGAACGCTGCAACCGGGTGATGAAATTATTGTGACACGCCTTGACCATTCGGCTAATGTTTCTTCTTGGGAAGCGTTGGCAGAACAAGGTGCAGTGATTCGTTATGTCGATGTCAAAGTTGATGATTGCACTTTAGATATCAATGATTTGGAGCAACAAATCAATTCCCGTACCAAGTTAGTAGCCGTCTCTTATGCTTCCAACGCTGTGGGGACGATTAACGATATTGCCACTATCGTCAAACTAGCCCATTCTGTAGGTGCATTGGTGTTTGTCGATGCAGTCCATTATGCTCCTCATGGGCCGATAAACGTTCATGCTTTGGGGTGTGATTTTCTCGCCTGTTCTGCATACAAATTCTTTGCCCCCCATGTTGGGATTTTGTATGGTAAGCGGGAACATCTTGCAAATCTGCAACCTTATAAAGTCAAACCAGCACCCAATGAAGTCCCATCTCGTTGGGAAACTGGAACCCTAAATTATGAAGGATTGGCGGGTGTAGTCGCGGCGGTTAACTATTTGGCAAAATTAGGTTGTCATGTCTCCCCGACAGTTGACCAAGAGTTAGTTTCAGCATTGATTGAGGCTGATAAGGAAGGTTTGGAACACTTCCACTGTCCCCGATTTTTAACATCAGCAGAACAACCATCACATGAAATTGCCTCGGCTTATCACAGTCGTCGGGCGGCAATAGTTGCAGCCATGTCAGCGATTCAGCAATACGAAAGAGAATTGAGCTATAAGCTAATTTCCGGCTTGCTAGAAATTCCTGGCTTAACTTTATATGGCATTACAGATCCAGAACGCTTTGCTTGGCGGACACCAACAGTAGCAATTCGACTCCAGGGTAAAAGCCCAGAAAGCATTGCGAGGACATTAGGCGATCGCGGTATTTTCTCCTGGCATGGTAACTTTTATGCCTTGAATCTGACTGAGAAACTAGGTGTAGAAAGCAATGGCGGCTTATTGCGCCTGGGTTTAGTACACTACAATTCTGTGGAAGAGATTATACAATTACTCCAAGCTTTAAAAGAAATTGGGCTTGACTAA
- a CDS encoding Rid family detoxifying hydrolase, translated as MDAEEILERYANGERNFCNGNRQGIDLSGTDLSEINLSKSNWNGADLSEAILTHATLNNTNLSRASLTNANLSGIEGSYLNLSWADLNGAYLSGAKLIDANLVGADLCGANLTSIKLIQVNFHGANLQRVKLRGVTFERCDLSEVNLTEADLVRVFLGQANLRNAYLQGANLERADLANANLIKANLDGANLRKANLSGANIYGASFEDADLTGAIMPDGEVYKPIAIEVEIGKQEVSLEKVISMAHQVIRTDKAPAPVGPYNQAIAASGKLLFVAGQIAIDPRLGDVVYTDDVKKQTEQVFANIQAILQAAGIKFSNVVKTTVFLADMNDFAAVNAVYAKYFEEATAPARACVEVSRLPKDVLVEIECIAVIPER; from the coding sequence ATGGATGCTGAGGAAATTTTGGAGAGATACGCTAATGGAGAACGAAATTTTTGTAACGGAAATCGCCAAGGTATAGACCTTAGTGGTACAGATCTGAGTGAGATAAACCTATCTAAATCCAATTGGAACGGGGCTGATTTAAGTGAGGCAATCCTCACTCATGCGACACTTAATAATACAAACCTCAGTAGAGCATCTCTAACCAATGCAAATTTGAGTGGAATAGAGGGTTCTTATCTCAATCTTAGTTGGGCAGACCTAAATGGTGCATACTTAAGTGGTGCAAAGTTGATTGATGCAAATCTTGTTGGAGCGGATTTGTGTGGAGCAAACTTGACTTCAATAAAGCTAATTCAAGTAAATTTTCATGGTGCAAATCTTCAGAGAGTTAAACTTCGGGGAGTCACATTCGAGAGATGTGATTTATCAGAGGTAAACTTAACTGAGGCGGATTTAGTTAGGGTTTTTTTAGGTCAGGCGAATCTCAGAAACGCCTATTTACAAGGAGCAAATTTAGAAAGAGCTGATCTAGCAAATGCAAATTTAATCAAGGCAAATCTGGATGGTGCAAATTTAAGGAAGGCAAATTTAAGTGGGGCGAATATATATGGAGCCAGCTTTGAAGATGCAGACCTGACTGGTGCGATAATGCCTGATGGAGAAGTTTATAAGCCGATCGCTATTGAGGTAGAAATCGGTAAACAAGAAGTATCGTTAGAAAAAGTGATATCTATGGCTCATCAAGTTATTCGTACAGATAAAGCACCTGCACCAGTGGGGCCTTATAATCAAGCGATCGCCGCTTCTGGTAAATTACTATTCGTAGCTGGACAAATTGCGATCGATCCCCGATTAGGTGATGTTGTCTATACTGATGATGTAAAAAAGCAAACTGAACAAGTATTCGCTAATATCCAAGCAATCTTACAAGCTGCTGGGATTAAATTTTCTAATGTGGTCAAAACAACTGTATTCCTCGCGGATATGAATGATTTTGCTGCGGTGAATGCAGTTTACGCCAAATATTTTGAGGAAGCCACAGCGCCGGCTCGTGCTTGTGTAGAGGTATCACGCTTGCCAAAAGATGTTTTGGTGGAAATTGAGTGTATTGCTGTGATTCCTGAAAGATAA
- a CDS encoding NUDIX domain-containing protein, producing the protein MTYRNPTPTVDIIIELVDRPHRPIVLIERLNQPLGWALPGGFVDYGEAVEVAARREAEEETGLQVELVEQLLVYSDPSRDPRQHTISIVFLATATGEPKAGDDAKGVGVFESWLVPSNLCFDHDSILRDYWRYRHYGIRPRLG; encoded by the coding sequence ATGACTTATAGAAATCCTACACCTACGGTTGATATCATCATTGAATTGGTGGACAGACCACATAGACCGATAGTATTAATTGAGCGACTAAATCAACCTTTGGGCTGGGCGCTTCCTGGGGGTTTTGTAGATTATGGGGAAGCGGTGGAAGTGGCGGCGCGACGGGAAGCGGAAGAAGAAACGGGTTTACAGGTGGAGTTAGTTGAACAGTTGTTAGTGTATTCAGATCCCAGCCGTGACCCGCGTCAGCATACGATTAGTATTGTATTTTTGGCGACAGCAACGGGAGAACCGAAAGCTGGAGACGATGCTAAAGGTGTAGGCGTTTTTGAGTCTTGGCTTGTACCTAGTAATTTATGTTTTGACCACGATAGCATTTTGCGGGATTATTGGCGTTATCGGCATTATGGGATTCGTCCAAGATTGGGTTAG
- the malQ gene encoding 4-alpha-glucanotransferase, producing MPFIRSSGVLLHPTSCPSRFGIGDLGLEAYKFIDFLEKSYQQYWQVLPLGPTGYGNSPYMSYSALAGNHLLISPEKLLDEGLLSDEDFAHLPNFPNEKVDFDQVAPIKIQLLKKACENFKTKASPLQQKGFAGFCETKSYWLDDYALFMALKDTKDSSSWHTWEPALAKREPDALEKVQRQLTDEIFYYKFIQYEFFRQWSELKSYANMRGIEIIGDIPIYVAHDSADVWANPDIFCLDEETGEVALMAGVPPDYFSATGQLWGNPVYNWEELQKQDFKWWVQRFEAMLDYVDVIRIDHFRGFEAFWTVPQGEETAMNGEWVTAPGEELFDAIKQKLGKLPVLAEDLGVITPEVEALRDKYEFPGMKVLQFAFGSDPGNPFLPFNYSRNFVVYTGTHDNDTTVGWFNTANDYEKNNLLLYLGCISPEGIHWDLIRLALSSVANQAIVPLQDILGLGNEARMNFPSIAEGNWAWRYDFAVLTDELSDRLKILTKLYGRAPQGK from the coding sequence ATGCCTTTTATTAGATCAAGCGGTGTTCTACTGCATCCTACCTCGTGTCCTAGTCGATTTGGCATTGGGGATTTAGGTTTGGAAGCTTACAAATTTATTGATTTCCTGGAAAAGAGCTATCAACAATATTGGCAAGTCTTACCCTTAGGCCCGACTGGATATGGTAATTCTCCTTATATGTCTTACTCAGCTTTGGCAGGAAATCATCTGCTGATTAGCCCAGAAAAATTACTAGATGAAGGTTTGCTATCTGACGAAGATTTTGCCCATCTCCCAAATTTTCCCAATGAAAAAGTAGATTTTGATCAGGTTGCACCAATCAAAATTCAACTCCTCAAAAAAGCTTGTGAGAATTTTAAGACTAAAGCATCACCCTTACAACAGAAAGGGTTTGCGGGGTTTTGTGAAACTAAAAGCTATTGGCTAGATGACTATGCCTTATTCATGGCGCTGAAGGATACTAAAGATAGCTCCAGTTGGCACACTTGGGAACCAGCACTAGCAAAGCGAGAACCAGACGCATTGGAGAAGGTTCAGCGTCAACTGACGGATGAGATTTTTTATTACAAGTTCATTCAATATGAATTTTTCCGCCAGTGGTCAGAGTTGAAGAGTTACGCCAATATGCGGGGGATCGAAATTATCGGTGATATCCCGATTTATGTAGCCCATGATAGTGCTGATGTCTGGGCGAATCCTGATATATTTTGCCTTGATGAAGAAACGGGGGAAGTTGCACTTATGGCGGGTGTCCCACCAGATTATTTTAGTGCTACTGGTCAATTGTGGGGCAACCCGGTTTACAACTGGGAGGAGTTGCAAAAACAAGACTTTAAGTGGTGGGTACAACGTTTTGAGGCGATGCTCGATTACGTTGATGTGATTCGTATCGACCACTTCCGAGGCTTTGAAGCTTTCTGGACTGTACCCCAAGGTGAGGAAACAGCTATGAATGGTGAGTGGGTAACAGCACCAGGGGAAGAACTTTTTGATGCGATTAAGCAAAAACTAGGTAAATTACCTGTTTTGGCGGAAGATTTGGGAGTAATTACACCAGAAGTAGAAGCGCTACGAGACAAGTACGAATTCCCAGGGATGAAGGTTTTGCAGTTTGCTTTTGGTTCTGACCCTGGAAATCCTTTTTTACCTTTCAACTACAGCCGTAATTTTGTAGTTTATACAGGGACTCACGATAATGACACAACTGTAGGTTGGTTTAACACAGCCAATGATTATGAGAAAAACAATCTGTTACTTTATTTAGGTTGTATTAGTCCTGAGGGTATCCACTGGGATTTAATTCGCTTGGCTTTGAGTTCTGTAGCGAATCAAGCCATTGTTCCTTTACAAGATATTTTAGGCTTGGGTAATGAGGCGCGAATGAATTTTCCTAGTATTGCTGAGGGAAATTGGGCGTGGCGCTATGATTTTGCCGTGTTAACAGATGAATTAAGCGATCGCTTAAAAATCCTCACTAAACTCTATGGTCGCGCACCTCAAGGTAAATAG
- a CDS encoding helix-turn-helix domain-containing protein, with product MKWLRRKQDEQPQLSLDQQRAEKLAELGAQLWASRQEKGLSLEEMVAITRIPRRLLQAIEEGNLNDLPEPIYIQGLIRQFADALGFHGVELSSQFPVVSEQKKPQFVGESKSMGLLRPIHLYLLYILVIVCSVSGLSQLLNNAALRATDNENTPQINKETVADSQQKLIKTEPVSDRSSREKNHQSVQIGVTLKASSWIRVVADGKTEFEGTLPEGSHRVWKAQEQLTVKTNNAGGVLMSVNQQAAKKMGELGEEEEIKIAAQPGL from the coding sequence ATGAAATGGCTAAGAAGAAAGCAAGATGAGCAACCGCAACTTTCGTTAGACCAACAAAGAGCCGAAAAACTAGCCGAATTGGGCGCTCAATTATGGGCTTCCCGACAAGAAAAGGGTTTATCTCTGGAGGAAATGGTCGCCATCACTAGAATTCCTCGGCGATTGTTGCAAGCAATTGAAGAAGGTAATCTCAACGATTTACCAGAACCAATATATATTCAAGGTTTGATTAGACAATTTGCTGATGCACTTGGTTTTCATGGTGTGGAATTGTCTAGCCAATTCCCTGTTGTTTCTGAGCAAAAGAAACCTCAGTTTGTAGGCGAATCCAAATCAATGGGTTTATTACGGCCTATTCATCTTTACTTACTTTACATACTGGTTATTGTCTGCTCTGTTAGTGGTTTGTCGCAATTATTAAATAACGCTGCCCTGCGGGCAACCGATAATGAAAATACCCCACAGATTAATAAGGAAACAGTAGCCGATTCCCAACAGAAATTAATTAAAACTGAACCTGTAAGCGATCGCAGCAGTAGAGAGAAAAATCATCAATCAGTACAGATTGGTGTCACTCTCAAAGCATCGTCGTGGATTCGCGTAGTAGCTGACGGTAAAACAGAATTTGAAGGGACATTACCAGAAGGTTCTCATCGAGTTTGGAAAGCCCAAGAACAACTAACGGTAAAAACCAATAACGCTGGTGGTGTGCTGATGAGTGTCAATCAGCAAGCAGCCAAAAAAATGGGAGAACTAGGTGAAGAGGAAGAAATCAAAATTGCAGCTCAACCTGGATTGTAG
- a CDS encoding pseudouridine synthase: protein MEARLQKVLAQWGIASRREAEEMIRRSRVQINGTLAELGQKVNPEKDIITVDGKSVSAQRHPRLTYLLLNKPTGVVSTCYDPQGRKTVLDLLPEELRKGPGLHPVGRLDADSTGALILTNDGDLTFRLTHPSHSIPKTYQVLVKGHPPKAVLEMWREGVLLDGRKTRKAKVSLLESLAEKSRLEIVLQEGRNRQIRRVAEQLGYPVIKLHRTAIGSIQLQTSKQPLLRAGNYRILRDDEIRSLQEQVKNIPTKRINFQNPQP, encoded by the coding sequence ATGGAGGCTAGGTTACAAAAAGTTCTTGCTCAATGGGGTATCGCCTCTCGTCGGGAGGCAGAAGAAATGATACGGCGATCGCGTGTGCAGATAAATGGCACATTGGCTGAATTAGGTCAAAAAGTTAACCCAGAAAAGGATATAATTACAGTTGATGGCAAGTCAGTATCGGCTCAGAGGCATCCCCGTCTAACGTACTTATTATTAAACAAACCCACCGGAGTAGTTTCTACCTGCTACGATCCACAGGGTAGAAAAACTGTGTTAGATTTACTGCCAGAGGAATTACGTAAGGGTCCGGGTCTTCACCCAGTTGGTCGCCTAGACGCAGATTCTACAGGAGCATTAATACTGACCAATGATGGAGATTTGACATTTAGGCTGACTCATCCAAGTCATAGTATTCCCAAGACTTATCAAGTTTTAGTGAAAGGTCATCCCCCGAAAGCAGTGCTAGAAATGTGGCGGGAGGGTGTGCTGTTAGATGGGAGAAAAACCCGCAAAGCCAAGGTAAGCTTGCTAGAAAGCCTTGCGGAAAAAAGTCGTTTAGAAATCGTTTTGCAGGAGGGACGCAATCGTCAAATTCGCCGTGTAGCAGAACAATTGGGATATCCAGTAATTAAATTACATCGTACGGCGATCGGTTCAATTCAATTACAAACATCAAAACAACCGTTATTGCGTGCTGGAAATTATCGTATCCTTCGAGATGACGAGATTCGTAGTTTGCAGGAACAGGTAAAAAATATTCCTACGAAACGAATCAACTTTCAAAATCCCCAACCCTAG
- a CDS encoding LmeA family phospholipid-binding protein, whose product MPENNSQKRGLNKIRIITNVLTTALKLWLRSQVSQISDLEVEIKASDRQLLSGCIPWVSIFASHAIYQDLHITQIKLAAENIQINIGQVLKGQPLQLLQVVPVSGELIIDETDLNTSLSSGLLSTALNDVLDKLLPEYWSKSKHILWQKIILDHQQIKLNAILTSASEPIPLEICLHLELLSGQELQLSQIRVQQNQVTLLEDSNTHNVDLGSDVDIQELKLTPGQLVCRGQVNVNP is encoded by the coding sequence ATGCCAGAGAATAATTCCCAAAAAAGAGGTTTAAACAAGATCCGCATTATTACGAACGTGTTGACCACAGCTTTAAAATTGTGGTTGCGATCGCAAGTTAGTCAAATCTCTGATCTGGAAGTAGAAATAAAAGCCAGCGATCGCCAACTTCTCTCCGGTTGCATTCCCTGGGTTTCTATATTTGCCAGTCATGCCATCTATCAAGACCTCCATATTACACAAATTAAACTCGCAGCAGAGAATATTCAAATTAACATTGGTCAAGTACTCAAAGGTCAACCCCTGCAATTATTACAGGTAGTACCCGTAAGTGGTGAGTTAATCATAGATGAGACAGATTTGAATACTTCCCTCTCATCTGGGCTATTATCGACTGCTTTAAATGATGTACTGGATAAACTTTTACCAGAATATTGGTCAAAATCCAAGCATATTCTTTGGCAAAAAATTATTCTGGATCATCAGCAAATCAAACTGAATGCTATCCTAACATCTGCAAGTGAACCTATACCCCTGGAAATTTGCTTACACTTAGAGTTACTCAGTGGGCAGGAATTGCAGTTATCACAAATCCGAGTTCAACAAAACCAAGTCACCCTATTAGAAGATAGTAATACCCACAATGTGGATCTTGGATCAGATGTTGATATCCAAGAACTAAAGCTCACCCCTGGACAGTTAGTTTGTCGCGGACAAGTGAACGTTAATCCGTGA
- a CDS encoding phosphatidate cytidylyltransferase yields the protein MPWSRIISGIVAIALALVAVLLGGWYFTIMLAIVVFLGQQEYFDLVRTRGILPAAKTTLFLSQVLLVTCTLDSNLVDAVMPIAGTFICFYLLFQPKMATIADVSASIMGLFYVGYLPSYWVRLRSIGSTSISNLPLGGYWPGSLTDILEERNFASLPQGFKITVLTFLCIWAADIGAYTIGKFFGKTRLSDISPKKTVEGAVFGISASLAVALAGAFYLHLPQFLLTGTILGLLIGLASLLGDLTESMLKRDAGVKDSGQLIPGHGGILDRTDSYIFTAPLVYYFVTLILPLLS from the coding sequence ATGCCTTGGTCTCGGATTATTAGTGGAATTGTTGCGATCGCCCTTGCTTTAGTTGCTGTCCTGTTGGGGGGTTGGTATTTTACCATCATGCTGGCGATCGTTGTTTTCTTAGGACAACAGGAATATTTTGATTTAGTTCGCACTAGAGGCATTTTGCCAGCCGCGAAAACTACTTTATTCCTTAGTCAAGTTTTACTAGTTACTTGTACTTTGGACAGCAATTTAGTTGATGCTGTCATGCCCATTGCAGGTACATTTATTTGCTTTTATTTACTATTTCAACCGAAAATGGCCACAATCGCCGATGTTTCGGCATCGATTATGGGACTATTTTATGTAGGGTACTTGCCGAGTTATTGGGTGCGGTTACGGTCAATTGGTAGCACGTCCATCAGTAATTTACCTTTAGGAGGCTACTGGCCAGGAAGTTTGACAGATATTCTCGAAGAAAGAAATTTTGCCTCTCTACCCCAAGGGTTCAAAATTACAGTGCTGACATTTCTGTGCATCTGGGCAGCAGACATCGGTGCATATACTATCGGTAAATTCTTTGGCAAAACCCGCCTGTCTGATATCAGCCCGAAAAAAACAGTTGAAGGTGCTGTTTTTGGTATCAGTGCTAGTCTAGCCGTAGCCCTGGCTGGTGCTTTCTATCTTCACTTACCCCAATTTCTTTTGACTGGCACAATTTTAGGCTTACTAATTGGCTTGGCTAGTCTATTAGGCGACCTCACCGAGTCAATGCTGAAGCGCGATGCTGGTGTGAAGGACTCCGGACAATTGATCCCCGGTCATGGTGGCATCTTAGATCGCACAGATAGTTATATCTTTACAGCTCCTTTGGTTTACTATTTCGTCACGCTCATTTTGCCATTACTTAGTTAA
- the cbiT gene encoding precorrin-6Y C5,15-methyltransferase subunit CbiT, translating to MPSQLWPYVTPGIPDEFFEHLPGIPLTQREIRLLLISQLRLEPDSVLWDIGAGTGTIPVEVGLLCPKGQIIAVERDEEVANLIKRNCDRFDVKNVEIVEGSAPECLHNIKIAPHRVCIEGGRPIQEILQAVWQYLPSSGRVIATAANLESLYAISQSFSQLQARNIEVVQSAVNRLETRGFSQTFAAVDPIFILSGEKLD from the coding sequence ATGCCTTCCCAACTTTGGCCTTATGTTACCCCTGGTATCCCCGATGAATTCTTTGAGCATTTGCCAGGAATCCCCCTTACCCAGCGAGAAATCAGGCTGTTGTTAATTTCTCAGCTACGTTTAGAACCTGACTCGGTTTTATGGGATATTGGGGCGGGGACAGGTACAATTCCTGTCGAAGTGGGGCTACTATGTCCAAAAGGACAAATAATTGCTGTGGAACGAGACGAAGAAGTCGCAAATTTAATTAAACGCAATTGCGATCGCTTTGATGTCAAAAATGTGGAAATAGTCGAAGGTAGCGCCCCCGAATGTCTACATAATATTAAAATTGCTCCTCATCGCGTCTGCATTGAGGGAGGACGACCGATTCAAGAGATTTTACAAGCAGTCTGGCAATATTTACCATCATCAGGCAGAGTTATCGCCACAGCCGCTAATCTCGAAAGCTTGTATGCTATTTCCCAGAGCTTTTCCCAATTACAAGCGAGAAACATTGAAGTTGTTCAGTCCGCAGTCAATCGCTTAGAAACGCGAGGATTTTCTCAAACCTTTGCCGCAGTTGATCCCATTTTTATCCTCAGTGGTGAGAAACTAGACTAG
- a CDS encoding serine/threonine protein kinase, producing MLEEIFHTRYEIQQLLGKKAGRRTLLAKDVVTGELVIVKLLVFSSDFEWDDLKLFEREAETLKSLSHPHIPRYLDYFEVNPPTIKGFALVQSYISAQTLEQYLQSGRSFSESDIKQIATAILEILIYLHGLYPPVIHRDIKPSNILLGERSGNNVGQVYLIDFGSVQTALGAEGGTRTVVGTYGYMPPEQFGGRTVTASDLYSLGATLIYLVTGTHPADLPQKDFRIQFESVANLSPGLAAWLKTMTEPSVERRFSSPQQALKALESSHLPTQSQLVINRPDWSKIQLTKDADSLEILIPPVGFQPSMVFMGLFAIAWNSFILFWTIGALSAPFPVNIPFALFSLPFWGAGYFMAYTFLLSLFGRNHLRLDREKITFTHELFGFKFHRPRPASRESITKLVYIARHLTKDSEGAKTQVPAQLEIWAGVQKYQLGTNTAIQSETELEWLAQELSDWLNIPIQRE from the coding sequence ATGCTTGAAGAAATTTTCCACACTCGCTACGAAATTCAACAGCTATTAGGAAAAAAAGCTGGGCGGCGGACACTACTTGCTAAAGATGTTGTCACTGGCGAATTAGTAATTGTCAAGCTGCTGGTTTTTAGTAGTGACTTTGAGTGGGATGATCTCAAGCTGTTTGAGCGTGAAGCTGAAACTCTCAAGTCTTTATCTCATCCCCATATTCCGCGATATTTGGACTATTTTGAGGTAAATCCCCCTACCATCAAAGGGTTTGCCCTTGTACAGAGTTATATCTCAGCCCAAACTTTAGAGCAATACTTACAATCTGGGCGTAGTTTTAGTGAATCTGATATTAAACAAATAGCCACAGCAATTTTAGAGATTCTTATATATCTACATGGATTGTATCCGCCTGTTATTCACCGTGATATTAAGCCTAGCAATATTTTGTTGGGAGAGCGTTCTGGTAATAATGTCGGTCAAGTGTATCTAATAGATTTTGGTTCTGTACAGACAGCTTTGGGTGCAGAAGGTGGGACAAGGACTGTAGTAGGAACCTACGGTTATATGCCCCCAGAACAATTTGGTGGACGTACAGTCACAGCCTCTGATCTTTATAGCTTAGGGGCAACATTAATTTATTTGGTAACAGGTACTCACCCTGCTGATTTACCCCAAAAAGATTTTCGTATCCAGTTTGAGTCAGTAGCTAATCTCAGTCCGGGTTTGGCTGCTTGGTTAAAGACAATGACTGAACCCAGTGTAGAAAGGCGCTTCAGTTCACCACAGCAAGCACTCAAAGCCTTAGAAAGTTCACACCTTCCCACTCAGAGTCAGTTAGTTATTAACAGGCCAGACTGGAGCAAAATTCAATTAACTAAAGATGCAGATTCTCTAGAAATACTGATTCCCCCCGTTGGTTTTCAGCCATCGATGGTATTTATGGGATTATTTGCGATCGCCTGGAATTCTTTTATTTTATTTTGGACTATAGGCGCACTCTCAGCCCCTTTCCCTGTTAACATCCCTTTCGCTTTATTCTCCCTGCCTTTTTGGGGTGCTGGCTATTTTATGGCTTACACTTTTCTCCTCAGTTTATTTGGGCGTAACCATCTACGCTTGGATAGAGAAAAAATTACTTTCACCCATGAATTATTTGGTTTTAAATTCCATCGTCCTCGCCCTGCATCAAGAGAAAGTATTACTAAATTAGTTTATATAGCTAGACATTTAACCAAAGATTCTGAAGGTGCTAAAACTCAAGTGCCAGCACAATTAGAGATTTGGGCTGGAGTACAAAAATATCAACTGGGAACTAACACAGCCATTCAATCAGAAACAGAACTAGAATGGCTAGCCCAGGAATTAAGTGATTGGTTAAATATCCCCATCCAGCGAGAATGA
- the tatA gene encoding twin-arginine translocase TatA/TatE family subunit, translating to MFGLGWPEIAIIVVVAVVIFGPKKIPELGSALGKTLRGFKDELKTPSEDTNPEEEK from the coding sequence ATGTTTGGACTAGGATGGCCGGAAATCGCAATCATCGTCGTTGTAGCCGTAGTCATATTCGGCCCAAAAAAAATTCCCGAACTGGGAAGCGCACTAGGTAAAACCTTGAGAGGTTTCAAAGACGAGTTGAAAACTCCTAGTGAGGATACCAACCCGGAAGAAGAAAAATAA